One Theropithecus gelada isolate Dixy chromosome 3, Tgel_1.0, whole genome shotgun sequence genomic window carries:
- the TEX47 gene encoding testis-expressed protein 47 — translation MSFSVRNQKGSKRPLPLGPHLLLQVPRSNYLHFQEEKQRLHLKKFLLHRMFLVAKIQTKVERKDVADYYEQVFQSVLKHHLGETVTGLLLIYPTSILHILESSSDTLYQVLLDYTGHDKDETEFFIQQMKIIVISHNIPMRLFMQWHVSVIKVPVMYLDDVTQSQSLKEVITDFLTQTHKLSVYLCKTMKVGTKGPGDNLHQVAPDLLLPEQIIKYLCKSEEFMDPATFINMYNRPIHIILDSEVVWPAPSRF, via the coding sequence ATGTCCTTTTCGGTCCGTAACCAGAAGGGCAGCAAAAGGCCTTTGCCACTGGGGCCTCATCTTTTGCTCCAAGTCCCACGTAGCAATTACCTGCACTTTCAAGAGGAGAAACAACGACTACACCTAAAGAAATTCCTTCTTCATAGGATGTTTCTAGTGGCCAAGATACAAacaaaggtagaaagaaaagatGTTGCTGACTACTATGAACAAGTGTTTCAGTCAGTTTtgaaacatcacctgggagaaaCAGTGACAGGATTGCTGCTCATCTATCCTACTTCCATTCTGCATATCCTCGAGTCCTCCAGCGACACTCTCTACCAAGTGCTTTTAGATTATACTGGCCATGACAAAGATGAAACAGaattttttattcaacaaatgaaaattatagtcATTTCTCATAACATTCCAATGAGGCTTTTTATGCAATGGCATGTTTCAGTGATAAAAGTGCCAGTTATGTATCTCGATGATGTGACACAATCACAGTCCCTAAAAGAGGTCATCACAGATTTTCTCACACAAACTCATAAACTGTCAGTCTATCTTTGCAAGACTATGAAAGTAGGCACTAAAGGACCAGGTGATAACTTACACCAAGTTGCACCTGACCTGCTCCTTCCAGAACAAATCATAAAGTACTTGTGCAAATCTGAAGAATTCATGGACCCAGCAACATTTATAAACATGTATAATAGACCCATACACATCATTCTGGATTCTGAGGTGGTATGGCCTGCTCCTTCACGTTTCTAG